In Deltaproteobacteria bacterium, the DNA window GCAACCGGCGCGCACCGTGCGCCAATACACCTATCCGCCGGAGTTTCGCTACATTTCACGCGAAGAGCTCACTAGCGCCATGCAGCAGAGCTTAGCCATGGAGGGAGGAAAGGGCGATGTTACAAGATAAAAACTGGTCCGACTGGTGGCGCCAATTCTTTGGTCTCTCACCGGCCGGCTATCGTGAAATCGTCAAGATATTGCAAGACCGTTACATTGAAGAGATGCAGCATGTGAAACGCTACGCGCAGCATGCGGAAAAAATGCAATATCCGCAGTTTCGCGAACGCCTGCTACGCATCGCCGCCGAAGAGGCGCGCCATGGCGAATGGCTTGCAGAAAAGATCACGCTGCTCGGTAGTCACTTGCCGCCGGTGCCGCAGGTTTTGTCGACCGAGAAAAATAGCTGGCGCTACCTGCTGGCCGATCTCGAGGAGGAAAACCATTGCGGCGCGGCTCTAATCGAGAAGATGCAGAGCGTGCGCAACGAACTGCCCGACATCGCAGAGGGCTTGGAACGCATCTACGAAGAGGGCGAAAAGCATCGAGC includes these proteins:
- a CDS encoding ferritin-like domain-containing protein, which translates into the protein MLQDKNWSDWWRQFFGLSPAGYREIVKILQDRYIEEMQHVKRYAQHAEKMQYPQFRERLLRIAAEEARHGEWLAEKITLLGSHLPPVPQVLSTEKNSWRYLLADLEEENHCGAALIEKMQSVRNELPDIAEGLERIYEEGEKHRAELREMIMRSDPQSNGPG